In a single window of the Prunus dulcis unplaced genomic scaffold, ALMONDv2, whole genome shotgun sequence genome:
- the LOC117612783 gene encoding uncharacterized protein LOC117612783, giving the protein MPGIAPEVISHKLSISPAYKPVRQKRRLYDTERYEAMRTEVDKLQTIGFIREATYPVWLANSVMVRKSTGGWRMCQDYTDLNKACPKDSFPLPRIDQLVDATAGHELLSFMDAYSGYNQIFMHPPDSEHTAFITDKGLYCYNVMPFEKAELPIFYVSKALQSAELRYPPLEQLALALVVSARRLRPYCQAHGIKVLTNQPLRQVLQKSKISGRLIKWAIELEEFDIQIVLRPAEKGQAVADFISELTPSTAQSTPEAGLHVDGSANQQGCGAGLVLTTPDGLKIEYALRFNFRTSNNEAEYEALLAGLRLAKSMNAKQIRIHSDSQLIVNQVTADFAAKDASMHAYLSTAHQLLQSFQAYKIKQIPRGENSHADALARLASAINDKVGRKVPVEILAQPSTVASETCTVRYEDTWMSHIYLYLTNGTLPEDKAQARKLRYRSARYTVINNVLYKRGYTTPYLKCLTAEQGDYVLREIHNGVCGDHSGSRSLAYKAFRQGYFWPTMHQDANSLVKKCDKCQRFGNVPHIPAEPLTPIVSPWPFAQWGLDLIGPMPQGKGQ; this is encoded by the exons ATGCCCGGCATAGCCCCAGAGGTCATCAGCCATAAACTCAGCATTTCCCCCGCTTATAAACCAGTAAGGCAGAAGCGCCGATTATACGATACCGAACGATATGAAGCAATGCGTACGGAGGTCGATAAACTCCAAACCATCGGCTTCATCCGGGAGGCAACGTACCCGGTATGGCTGGCAAATTCCGTGATGGTGCGAAAGTCCACAGGCGGGTGGCGAATGTGCCAGGACTATACCGATCTCAACAAGGCCTGCCCGAAAGACAGCTTTCCGTTACCACGGATAGACCAGCTTGTGGACGCCACTGCCGGCCACGAATTGCTGAGCTTCATGGACGCCTATTCCGGCTACAAtcagatattcatgcaccctccCGATAGCGAACACACCGCATTCATAACAGACAAAGGGTTGTACTGTTAcaatgtcatgccgttcg AAAAGGCCGAGCTACCGATTTTTTATGTCAGTAAGGCACTCCAGAGTGCTGAACTTCGGTATCCCCCATTAGAGCAGCTGGCACTAGCTCTTGTCGTCTCCGCACGAAGACTTCGGCCATACTGCCAGGCGCACGGAATCAAAGTCCTAACCAACCAACCGCTCCGGCAAGTGCTCCAGAAATCGAAAATTTCTGGCCGATTGATCAAGTGGGCGATCGAACTCGAAGAATTCGACATACAGATCGTTCTGAGGCCCGCCGAAAAGGGCCAGGCTGTTGCCGATTTTATCTCCGAGCTTACCCCATCAACAGCACAGTCGACGCCCGAAGCG GGTTTGCACGTCGATGGCTCGGCAAACCAACAAGGATGCGGAGCGGGCTTGGTACTGACAACACCGGACGGACTCAAGATCGAGTACGCCCTCCGATTCAACTTCCGAACCTCCAACAATGAAGCGGAATATGAAGCCCTCTTGGCCGGCCTTCGGTTAGCCAAGAGCATGAATGCAAAGCAAATCCGAATTCACAGCGACTCCCAGCTCATTGTGAACCAGGTAACGGCAGACTTCGCCGCCAAGGATGCCTCCATGCACGCCTACCTTTCAACCGCCCATCAGCTACTCCAAAGCTTCCAAGCCTACAAGATCAAACAGATCCCCAGAGGCGAAAACAGCCATGCCGATGCACTGGCGCGCCTGGCTTCGGCGATAAACGACAAGGTCGGAAGAAAGGTACCGGTGGAGATTCTTGCCCAACCGAGTACGGTAGCCTCCGAAACGTGTACCGTACGGTATGAGGATACATGGATGTCTCATATCTACTTGTACCTGACGAACGGCACCCTTCCTGAAGATAAGGCCCAGGCCCGGAAGCTTAGATACCGATCAGCAAGGTACACTGTCATCAACAATGTGCTTTACAAGCGTGGCTACACCACCCCATATCTCAAATGCCTTACGGCAGAACAGGGGGACTACGTCCTTCGGGAGATCCATAACGGTGTGTGTGGCGACCATTCCGGGTCCCGATCCCTCGCCTACAAAGCCTTTCGGCAGGGATACTTTTGGCCTACCATGCACCAGGACGCTAATTCACTTGTGAAGAAGTGTGACAAATGCCAGCGCTTCGGTAACGTTCCGCATATCCCTGCCGAACCTCTGACACCGATTGTAAGCCCTTGGCCTTTCGCACAATGGGGACTGGACCTGATCGGTCCAATGCCGCAAGGCAAGGGGCAG
- the LOC117612781 gene encoding uncharacterized protein LOC117612781: protein MENDKARSQEPKWGKLRPGPFTRRIRRSRQDREVQQLRIPFYTRTEDPLTHLHPFQSAIGCKGLSDEGQCLLFPSSITEAAMNWFYRLEPETREDEPLREYAARFSHEYSRCLETNDRAAYGAFKSGLRSSHFRYLVHSSNWRTYDELMKQAAVHAKAEYFNSKPSVLARREDTEPNAYPAKMPSYERVDSYSADHKRKDNRADRRDHPKKGKGRYGRNDHRGPLPNRDHGNEHNSHNTEDCISLRKIVERLIREGRLDQYIARQPSAPVANPTRQINMISTISGGSTVAGMRDRSMKQYVRAAQFPQVFGIEVNRHKEVPKVHWEPITFCEEEEEGVLYPHDDPMIIRAEIADYDVGRVLIDTGSSVRVIFAEAFREMGINDNQVNRQLTPLLSFSGDLVQPVGSVKLPITFGTAPRKMTTYDQFLIVDCPTAYNVIVGRTALMRVKAHLSPHMLLMKFPTPNGTGAVRGNQLSARTCYATALKATSFKLPDETMSVQGLPNGVGPIDDPRDESPTPHTQPAEELETVTLSDEQPDRQIRIGTRLMLTSERNS, encoded by the exons atggaaaacgacaAAGCTCGCTCCCAAGAACCGAAAtggggaaagcttcggccCGGACCATTCACAAGACGCATCCGGCGTTCTCGGCAGGATAGGGAAGTACAGCAACTGCGTATACCGTTCTATACTAGAACCGAGGACCCCTTAACCCACCTTCATCCATTTCAGTCTGCCATTGGATGCAAGGGCCTGAGCGATGAAGGGCAGTGCCTACTATTCCCATCTTCCATTACCGAAGCAGCCATGAACTGGTTCTACCGGTTGGAGCCGGAAACG AGAGAGGACGAGCCATTGAGAGAGTATGCGGCGCGCTTCAGTCACGAATACTCAAGGTGTCTGGAAACAAATgatagggcagcctacggcgccttcaagagtggccttcggtcctcgcaTTTCCGATACCTGgtacacagcagcaactggcgcacgtatgacgagctgatgaagcaggcagCGGTGCACGCCAAGGCCGAGTACTTCAACTCGAAACCCAGTGTTTTGGCACGCCGAGAGGATACAGAGCCAAACGCTTATCCGGCAAAGATGCCATCCTACGAGAGGGTCGACTCATATTCGGCGGACCATAAGCGGAAGGACAACCGTGCCGATCGAAGAGATCACCCAAAGAAGGGAAAAGGGCGGTACGGTCGCAACGACCACCGAGGACCCCTACCCAATCGTGACCACGGCAACGAG cacaacagccaTAATACGGAAGATTGTATAAGCCTGAGAAAGATCGTGGAACGGTTGATCCGAGAGGGGAGACTGGACCAGTATATCGCCCGGCAGCCATCGGCGCCGGTGGCGAACCCCACTCGACAGATAAACATGATAAGCACTATCAGCGGTGGCTCTACCGTTGCGGGAATGAGGGACCGTTCGATGAAGCAGTACGTGCGCGCCGCACAGTTCCCTCAGGTATTCGGAATAGAGGTGAATCGGCACAAGGAAGTACCGAAAGTTCACTGGGAACCGATCACATTTTgcgaagaggaagaagagggagtCCTCTATCCCCACGACGACCCGATGATCATCCGAGCTGAAATTGCCGACTACGATGTAGGGCGAGTTCTGATCGATACCGGGAGCTCCGTGAGAGTGATCTTTGCCGAAGCTTTCAGAGAGATGGGAATAAATGACAACCAAGTCAACCGGCAGTTGACACCTCTGTTAAGCTTCTCTGGGGACCTGGTCCAACCGGTCGGTAGCGTTAaactgccaattacatttggCACAGCGCCAAGAAAAATGACGACATACGATCAGTTCCTAATCGTTGACTGCCCGACGGCATACAACGTCATCGTTGGCCGAACGGCACTCATGAGGGTTAAGGCGCATCTCTCGCCCCACATGCTATTGATGAAATTCCCAACCCCGAACGGCACGGGAGCAGTCCGAGGAAACCAGTTAAGTGCGCGGACTTGCTATGCCACGGCTCTCAAGGCAACCTCTTTCAAACTCCCCGACGAGACCATGTCTGTGCAGGGGTTACCGAACGGCGTGGGACCGATTGACGACCCAAGAGATGAATCCCCGACCCCTCACACACAGCCCGCCGAGGAATTAGAGACGGTAACCTTGAGCGATGAACAGCCCGATCGTCAGATTAGAATCGGCACAAGACTCATGCTGACCTCCGAACGCAATTCTTAA